The following proteins are encoded in a genomic region of Oncorhynchus gorbuscha isolate QuinsamMale2020 ecotype Even-year linkage group LG11, OgorEven_v1.0, whole genome shotgun sequence:
- the slc25a1b gene encoding tricarboxylate transport protein B, mitochondrial — protein MSRNPTFVSPFHRPHCLAAAAQAGKAKLTHPGKAILAGGIAGGIEICITFPTEYVKTQLQLDEKANPPRYKGIVDCVKQTVDGHGVRGLYRGLSSLLYGSIPKAAVRFGVFEFLSNKMRDESGKLDSTRGLLCGLGAGVAEAVVVVCPMETVKVKFIHDQSSANPKYRGFFHGVREIVRTEGLRGTYQGLTATVLKQGSNQAIRFYVMTSLRNWYKGEDPNKAINPLVTGAFGAFAGAVSVFGNTPLDVIKTRMQGLEAHKYKSTLDCAVKIMKHEGPKAFYKGTVPRLGRVCMDVAIVFIIYEEVVKVLNKVWKTD, from the exons ATGTCCAGGAATCCCACATTTGTGAGTCCATTCCACAGACCCCACTGTTTGGCCGCTGCCGCCCAGGCAGGAAAAGCCAAACTCACCCACCCTGGCAAAGCAATTCTAGCAG gtggtATTGCTGGAGGAATAGAGATCTGTATTACATTCCCTACAGAGTATGTGAAGACTCAGCTGCAGTTGGATGAGAAGGCCAACCCTCCCAGATATAAAGGCATCG ttgactgtgtgaaGCAGACTGTAGACGGTCATGGGGTGAGAGGTCTATACAGAGGGCTCAGCTCACTGCTCTATGGCTCCATACCCAAAGCAGctgtcag gtttGGTGTGTTTGAGTTCCTCAGTAATAAGATGCGTGATGAGAGTGGGAAGCTGGACAGTACCCGGGGTCTTCTCTGTGGGCTGGGGGCTGGAGTGGCTGAGGCTGTGGTGGTGGTCTGCCCCATGGAGACggtcaag GTAAAGTTTATCCATGACCAATCGTCAGCCAACCCAAAGTACCGGGGATTCTTCCATGGAGTCAGGGAGATCGTCAGAACAGAAG GCCTGAGGGGGACGTACCAGGGTCTGACAGCCACGGTACTGAAACAGGGATCCAACCAGGCCATCCGCTTCTACGTCATGACATCTCTAAGGAACTGgtacaaag gTGAAGATCCTAACAAGGCCATTAACCCTCTGGTCACGGGAGCATTCGGAGCCTTCGCTGGAGCTGTCAGTGTGTTTGGAAACACTCCTCTGGATGTCATCAAAACCAGGATGCAG ggtctggAGGCTCACAAGTACAAAAGCACCCTGGACTGTGCCGTCAAGATCATGAAGCATGAGGGACCTAAAGC gttcTATAAGGGTACAGTCCCCAGGCTGGGCAGGGTGTGTATGGACGTAGCCATCGTCTTCATAATCTACGAGGAAGTGGTGAAGGTCCTTAACAAAGTCTGGAAGACTGACTGA